In Hemicordylus capensis ecotype Gifberg chromosome 13, rHemCap1.1.pri, whole genome shotgun sequence, a single window of DNA contains:
- the TMEM11 gene encoding transmembrane protein 11, mitochondrial — translation MAAWGRRRAGPGSSSGGTARERVTLSATDCYIVHEIYNGENAQDQFEYELEQALEAQYKYIVIEPTRIGDETARWITVGNCLHKTAVLAGTACLFTPLALPADYSHYISLPAGVLSIACCTLYGISWQFDPCCKYQVEYNAYKLSRLPLHTLTSSTPVVLVRKDDLHRKRLHNTIALAALVFCVKKIYELYAV, via the exons ATGGCGGCGTGGGGAAGGAGGCGCGCGGGCCCCGGCAGCTCCAGCGGCGGCACCGCCAGGGAGAG GGTCACCTTGTCTGCCACGGACTGCTACATTGTCCACGAAATCTACAACGGGGAGAATGCTCAGGACCAGTTTGAGTACGAGCTGGAGCAGGCCCTGGAGGCCCAGTACAAATACATTGTGATCGAGCCCACGCGCATCGGGGACGAGACGGCCCGCTGGATCACCGTCGGGAACTGCCTGCACAAGACGGCGGTGCTGGCCGGCACTGCCTGCCTCTTCACCCCGCTGGCCCTTCCTGCAGATTATTCCCACTACATCTCCTTGCCAGCCGGCGTGCTGAGCATAGCCTGCTGTACCCTCTACGGGATCTCCTGGCAGTTTGACCCCTGCTGCAAGTACCAGGTGGAGTATAACGCCTATAAACTGTCCCGCCTGCCCCTGCATACGctcacctcctccactcctgtgGTGCTGGTGAGGAAGGACGACCTGCACAGAAAGAGACTGCACAACACGATAGCACTGGCTGCCCTGGTGTTCTGCGTCAAGAAGATCTACGAACTCTACGCTGTATGA